The following DNA comes from Candidatus Omnitrophota bacterium.
GGCACGAGGACTGAAGATATTGATCAAATAGCCGGAGAGTTGATTATCGAAAATTCGGCCAAACCAGCGTTTTTCGGTTACCGGGGTTTTCCGGGTAATATTTGTGTTTCCTTAAATGATGAACTGGTGCACGGGATTCCCGGGCCCCGCAGATTAAAAGACGGGGATATAATCAGCATAGATATCGGTGTTGAGCTTGAAGGATATTTTAGCGATGGAGCTGTTACTTTGCCGGTGGGCAGGATATCCGAAGAAGCCAAAAAACTGCTTGAAGCTACCAGGAATGCTCTTAAGATAGGTATCGAGCAAGCCAGACCCGGGAATAGATTGTCGAATTTATCTTGCGCTATTCAGAAATTTATAGAGGCCAGCGGATTTTCAATAGTTCGTGATTTTGTCGGCCATGGTATTGGTTCTGAACTGCACGAAGAACCGGCGATACCGAATTTTGGCCAGCCAAATCAGGGCCCGATGTTAGAGCCGGGCATGGTATTGGCCATTGAACCAA
Coding sequences within:
- the map gene encoding type I methionyl aminopeptidase, with protein sequence MIPIKSAREIELIKNASGILFKVARKLTEYVKPGTRTEDIDQIAGELIIENSAKPAFFGYRGFPGNICVSLNDELVHGIPGPRRLKDGDIISIDIGVELEGYFSDGAVTLPVGRISEEAKKLLEATRNALKIGIEQARPGNRLSNLSCAIQKFIEASGFSIVRDFVGHGIGSELHEEPAIPNFGQPNQGPMLEPGMVLAIEPMATQGGWKIKVLGDHWTAVTCDGLLSAHFEDTVAVTKNGPEALIGMSTL